The DNA segment TTCGCCCCGGCTTTGGTTACCGTCGCGCTTCACTTCGGGGCGGCGGAAATCTGTTCGCTGATGGTCCTGGGCCTGCTGGTGGGGTCGACCCTCGCCAAGGGATCGCCCCTGAAGGGCATTTCCATGACATTGCTCGGCTTGCTGCTGGGACTGGTCGGCACCGACATCAACACGGGTATCGGGCGATTCACCTTCGGCATTCACGAACTGCTGGACGGCATAGAGATCGTGGCGGTGGCTCTCGGGATGTTCGGCATCGCCGAATTCCTCAAAAGCGTCAACAACGTCAAGCCCATCGACACCAGCCACACCCATATCAAGCTGCGTGACATGTGCCCAAGCCGGTCGGAATTGAAACAGGCGGCCATGCCCATGTTCAGGGGAACGATCATCGGTGCCTTGTGCGCCCTGATTCCCGGTACGGGCCCGACCATTGCGTCGTTCGTCTCCTACGCCACCGAGAAGAAACTTTCCAAGACGCCGGAACGGTTCGGCCACGGCGCGATCGAAGGTGTCGCCTGTCCCGAGGCTTCGACCCATTCCTCGGTCCAGGGGGATTTCATCCCGACCATGAGCCTGGGAATTCCCGGCGACGCGGTCATGGCCCTGTTGCTGGGAGCCCTGATCATTCAAGGGATCACTCCCGGCCCCGCCCTGATGAGCGCCCATCCCGATCTGTTCTGGGGATTGATCGCCAGTTTCTGGATTGGCAACATCATGTTGATTGTACTCAACGTGCCGCTGATCGGGATATGGGTGAAACTCCTGGCTGTTCCCTACCGCATTCTCTATCCCAGCGCCCTATTCTTCATCTGCATCGGCGTCTACAGCTCGACCAACTCCATCACACCGGTGATCCTCACCCTGGCGATCGGAATATTCGGATATCTTCTGCTGAGACTTGGTTTTCATCCGGCCCCGATTCTTCTTGGTTTCGTTCTCGGGCCACGGTTCGAAGATGAATTCCGCAGAGCCATGATCCTCTCGCGCGGCGACGTGATGGTCTTTGCTCAAAAACCCATCAGCGCCGCCATTCTCTGCCTGACGGCGATCCTGATCGGCTATCAGATCTACGCGGCCTTTCGGAGCCGCCGGGCCGTCGGGGGCAAACTGGAAGAACTCGACAATTCGCTGACGGTGGAGGAATAGCCCGTGACCTGCCTTGGAAATCTTCCTCCAGTTTGAAGTAGAGTCCGGCCCATCAGAGGACGGACGACATGAAGCGCAGCAGGTTCAGTGAAGAACAAATCATCGGCATCCTGAAGGAGCAGGAGGCCGGGGCGGGGACGGCGGATGTGTGCCGCCGGCACGGCATTTCGAGCGCCACTTTCTACAAATGGAAGGCCAAGTATGGCGGCCTGGAGGTGTCGGAGGCGCGGCGGCTGAAGGCGCTTGAGGATGAGACCCGAAGGGCAGCGCAGCAAACGCCCGGCTGAAGAAGCTGCTGGCGGAATCCATGCTGAACGAGGCCGCGCTCCGCGATCTTCTGGGAAAAAAATGGTAGGGCCCGCCGCCAAGCGGGAAGCTGTCGCCCATCTGCGGAATGCTTTCGAGATGAGCGAGCGTCGGGCCTGCTCGGTCATCGCAGCGGATCGCACCATGATCCGCTACCGCTCCGTTCGGCCCGACGCTCGCTCATCGCGAAGCCACTCCGCAGATGGGCGACAGCTTCCCGCTTGGCGGCGGGCCCTACCATTTTTTTCCCAGAAGATCGCGGAGCGCGGCCTCGTTCAGCATGGATTCCGCCAGCAGCTTCTTCAGCCGGGCGTTTGCTGCGCTGCCCTTCGGGTCTCATCCTCAAGCGCCTTCAGCCGCCGCGCCTCCGACACCTCCAGGCCGCCATACTTGGCCTTCCATTTGTAGAAAGTGGCGCTCGAAATGCCGTGCCGGCGGCACACATCCGCCGTCCCCGCCCCGGCCTCCTGCTCCTTCAGGATGCCGATGATTTGTTCTTCACTGAACCTGCTGCGCTTCATGTCGTCCGTCCTCTGATGGGCCGGACTCTACTTCAAACTGGAGGAAGATTTCCAAGGCAGGTCAACCGCTATAGCAACGCAACGGGCGCAAGGCCCATCCCGGACACGCGCCCTCACCGAGAGCCAAGAGCCGCATGGAGCAAGCCTCCAAGATCGCCGAACTGAACGACCGACTGCGCTGCCACCACATCGGCGGTCGCGTCATGATCACCCAGGGCATCCAGGTCCTCGACCAGAATGCCATCGCCGAGATCATCGCCGCCGTCTCCGCATTCTCCGACTTCACGCCGGACAACGATCCATGGGGTGAACATGACTGTGCTGCGATGGACGTTGGCGAGCATCGCATCATCTTCAAGATCGACGCCTACGACCGCGAAATGACCTTCGCCTCGCCCGATCCTGCCGACCCGGCGGTGACCCTGCGCGTGCTGACCATCATGCTGGCCGACGAGTACTGACCCGTGCGAGCGTCACGGCCATCTGCCTTGCGGGCACGAGGCCGCATCGCTATATTAGCTAATGTGGCGAATTTGGCCAAGGCGGTGTGAGATGAAGACGGCAGCGTCAACGAATGTACAGAACAACTTCGGGGAGTTCCTCGAAGCCGCCGGGCGCGAGCCCATTGCCGTGACGCGGACGGGTCGCAAGGTCGCCGTCCTGCTGTCGTGGTCCGAATATGAGCGCCTGTCCAATCTTGAAGATTCCGCCTTATTGGCGCGGGTGAAGGAGGCCGAGGCCGAAGGTTATCTCGGGGTCGATGAGACGGCCAGCTTCCTGAAGTCCAAGCTGGCGGGCACCGATGAACCTTCGGCTTGATCTGTCCAAGCGGGCTCGCAAGTTCCTCGACCAGCTTCCACCCAAGCAGTTCCGACAGGTGGTCAGCAAGCTGTTAGACCTGATGGCCGATCCCGAGCGCCACGACGTGCAGCCGCTCAAGGGCTCGCCCTATCTGCGGGCCGACATCGGTGAATACCGGATCGTCTTCACCGTCGATGCCGAAACCGAAACGCTGAAGGTGCCGCTGATCGGCAACCGTAATGACGGCGCGGTCTATGACGAGGTGCGCAGGCTGTCGTAACGGTCCTGCGAACCCAAAAAGTGCGATGGTGGTCCCCACGCTGCCCTCCCGTCGTCCTGGGTTAGGCACCTAAGCGCCTACTCTTTGTCCAATATCAGCAATGGGAACCGGCTCGACCAGCGCACCGTCGTTTCCAGCAGGAAGGCCTGATACATCCGTCCACAGGCCGTCTCGGGAGGCTTGGAGACAGGGGTACCGGAAGGACAGCAGCGCCCCGAAGATGAAGGCCCTTTATGGCGGCCGCGAAGGAAATCGCGCGACATTCACCATCAGTCACGACGGCTGGCGGTTGGGGAAGGCGCTGCATCTCGGCTACCAGCGCGTCGGAACTGCTCGCAAGTAAGCGAACACCATCCCGGCGAACGATCGGCTGTTCCGATTCCGCCACAATCGACCCCCATTCGTAGGAGCAAAATCAGGCAAGGGTACATCAGGCCCGTTTTGTTCTCAAACCTTCGTTTTTTAGGGACTGCTTCACCCCCCCCTAATATAGATCAATGCTGGTTAGCCTCTTCCCTGCAGGAGGGCGCCTGAGCATCTGGTGCTGCTGTCTATCTGGAGGAAGCAACCGCCTAACCTTATGGCGGCGGCTCGTCATGAAACTGCCGTGCATGTCATCACGCACGGCAGCGACACAACGCAGAGGGTAATGGAGAAAATCCACAAGGCCTTCAGCGGATACATCCATGCGAATTATGCGCATGTGATGGAGGTCTATAACGGGGGCAAGGACGACTTTAATCTAGCCGGAGTCCCATCGCCATCTCGTCGGGCCGAATGGATGCAATATGTAGAAGTCGCCGTTACATCGGTTCTTCTCGCGGCGGCATTCATTGCGCAAGCGTTAGGAATGCACGAGTTGCACGGAGAGTTCGTTGAATTGCTTGATTAGGCCAGAAGCATACCGTTTCGTCGCTCCTTTCCCTCCCGGCCCTATTCGGACAGAGGGCGAGAGACCTAATCCCGGCTCAACGAGGAATTCGGACGCTCGTCACCCATTACCGCCGGTAACACGCAGCCCTCACTCCTCCTTGCCCAGCCACTCATCGGCGAACTCCGATGCCCGGCTCTTGGTGTTGTCGTGGCCGTAATGGCGGTGGACCATTTCGGGGCTGGTGCCGAGATTGAGCGCCACCAGCCGTTCGTTCATTCCGGCGTTCAGCTTCAACGTGGCCCAGGTGTGGCGCAGTGAATAGGGCGTGAAGGCGTCGCCGTTGTCGTCGTGCTCCATCTTGAGATTGCGCAGCATGGTGTGGAACTGGCGGTCGAAGCGGAGGATCGGTTTGCCGGTCTCCTGGTCGCATAACACGTAATCGTCGGGGGCTTTGAACTTGGTGCCATAGACTGGGCCCTGCATGAAGATCTCGCTGTCCCGGCTGGGGAACGCCTTATAGGTGCCGAGGAATATGGCATAGGTCTCGGTATCGACATGGACGTTGCGCGAGCCCGTCTTGGTGTCCTTCTGGACAGTCAGGTACAGGTGGTTCTTGCCGTTCTCGTCGTCGTGCTGCTCGAAGTGTTTCCACTTGATGCCGTGATGCTCCTTGCCGGGCCGGATGCCGGTGCCCAGCATCAGTGCCAGCCACGCCTTGAACACCATGCGGTCGTCCTCCAGCCGCGCTACGGTGGCTGCGTCCATCTTGGCGGTGATCGGGTAGAAGGCGTTGGCGTCGTAGTCCAGCAGCTTGCCCGCCTGTTCCTTGGTGAAGGCCGGACGGCGGCTGGATTGAGTGCCATTGCCCACCTGCTTCTTGCTGCCGATGGTCGGCATGCGGGCTACCGGCAGATACTCCTCCTTGACCGCGAACTTGAAGATTTGCCGCAGCACTGTGTCTTCGGCATCCATCTTGCCCCGCGCCACCCGCTTGGTCTTGCGTTTGTAGATCTTGCCGTCCTTGCGGGTGATGGTCTCGAACTCGGCCACCGCGCCGGGACCGGAGGTCCAGTATTCCGCCCGCCACGTCTCATAGGCCGCTAGCGATTTTGGCGTGATCTCGGTGATCTTGGTCTTGTTGAAATAGGGAATGTGGTAGCGGCGCGTGATAGCCTCGTAAGCATCCACCTTGGCCTTGGTCGAAATCTTTTTCTCGACCTCCTTGCGCATCATCTTCAGCCATTGCTCGGCGATGAAGGCGAAGGTCTTGCCGCCGGGATCAAGGCCGCGTTCCTGATCGACCTGGGCGAACATGATCCGCTTACGCGCCGCCTTGACCGCCTCGGCTTCGTCCTCGGCTCCGGTGCTGAAGGGATTGAGGGCGGTGCCGTCTTCCAGTTTGCAGCGTGCGTACCACATGGCGCTGTTGGGGCGGCGATACAGGGCCACGTTCCCGTCGTCGTGATAGCGATAGTCCTGTTTTGACGGTCGGCCCATAGCGCCCTCCACAGTAATAGTTGCAGTTTATTCATGCGACACGCGCGCACGGACTGCGAAAACACTGCGAATTGCAAAACAGCAGCGAGCGCCTGTCAAGGCGCTGCGCTAACTGTTTGTTTTCTTAGGAGAAAATGGTGCCGGCGAGAGGACTCGAACCCACGGCCCGCGCATTACGAAAACGTTAGGCGTGATTCTAACGAATTGTTCTAGCGCGGAAAAATACGCCTTTTTAAACTATGCGAATTGAACTGCGAAAACTCAAGACTCCCGTATTATGCGGATCGTAGCGGGAACATGATGGCGACAGGACGGAAACTGTGGGGGCTTTCCGCGCAGCAAAAATGCGCGGGTCGTTCGGCCTAGCTGATTGGCTTTCACGGTAAGGCCCTCACCAGATATAAGGAGGATCGTCGGGAGCAGGTAAGGAAATGCACATTGCTGGGCTGGTATTGTTTGGTGCATCCTGACGCAGATGCGCAGGGTATGGAACTGGCGAGGCAGCAAGGTCGGATGCGACCGCTGATGTATAAGGGCGCAGTAGGAATTCGGTAATGGCGGGCGCTGAGGGCATCAACCCACAAATACTTGTTTGGGCTCGAGAATCGGCTGGCCTTAGCCTCGACGATGCTGCGGATAGGCTCGGCCTTTCGTCGTCCGAGGCGGTGACCGCCGCTGATAAGCTTGCCGAACTTGAAGCAGGAACTCGCCTTCCCACACGTCCCCAGCTTGCAAAGTTCGCGGCGGTTTATCGTCGCCCCCTGGTAACATTCTACATGCAATCCCCGCCGCCGAAGGGCGAGCGTGGGGAGGATTTCAGAACGCTCCCTGCCTCTGTCTCGCATAGGGAGAATGCCCTTCTGGATGCGCTCCTTCGGGATATTCGCGCGCGGCAGGCTATGGTTAGAAGCCTGCTTGAAGACGAAGATGAGGTGGTGCGCCTCCCATTTGTTGGCTCCACTTCTCTGCGCGATGGCGTTCAATCGGTCGTCAATAAAATCAATGACGCTCTTGGGTTCTCTGTGTCAGGCGGCGGCCGATCTGGCGGACCCGATGAATTCTTCCGGGAGCTAAGGGTCCGTAGTGAGCGGCTTGGCATTTTTGTGCTGCTTATCGGCGATCTCGGATCGCACCACTCCGCCCTTGCTGAAACGGTATTTAGAGGTTTCGCGATCGCTGACGATGTCGCGCCCTTTGTCATTATCAACAATCAAGATGCCAAAGCGGCTCGCTCGTTCACGCTGATCCACGAACTTGCTCACATTTGGCTTGGTCAGAGCGGCGTGAGCGGAACCCCTGAGGCGGTA comes from the Magnetospirillum sp. 15-1 genome and includes:
- a CDS encoding tyrosine-type recombinase/integrase, whose product is MGRPSKQDYRYHDDGNVALYRRPNSAMWYARCKLEDGTALNPFSTGAEDEAEAVKAARKRIMFAQVDQERGLDPGGKTFAFIAEQWLKMMRKEVEKKISTKAKVDAYEAITRRYHIPYFNKTKITEITPKSLAAYETWRAEYWTSGPGAVAEFETITRKDGKIYKRKTKRVARGKMDAEDTVLRQIFKFAVKEEYLPVARMPTIGSKKQVGNGTQSSRRPAFTKEQAGKLLDYDANAFYPITAKMDAATVARLEDDRMVFKAWLALMLGTGIRPGKEHHGIKWKHFEQHDDENGKNHLYLTVQKDTKTGSRNVHVDTETYAIFLGTYKAFPSRDSEIFMQGPVYGTKFKAPDDYVLCDQETGKPILRFDRQFHTMLRNLKMEHDDNGDAFTPYSLRHTWATLKLNAGMNERLVALNLGTSPEMVHRHYGHDNTKSRASEFADEWLGKEE
- a CDS encoding tripartite tricarboxylate transporter permease, with the translated sequence MIFSALNDLLYGFSVALQPANLVWCFTGVLIGNLVGVLPGMGVMAAISILLPLTFSMPPVAALLMLSGIYYGSQYGGAICSILLNLPCHPPHAVTCLDGYPLAKQGKGGVALGITMLSSFAGASFGIIEMIFFAPALVTVALHFGAAEICSLMVLGLLVGSTLAKGSPLKGISMTLLGLLLGLVGTDINTGIGRFTFGIHELLDGIEIVAVALGMFGIAEFLKSVNNVKPIDTSHTHIKLRDMCPSRSELKQAAMPMFRGTIIGALCALIPGTGPTIASFVSYATEKKLSKTPERFGHGAIEGVACPEASTHSSVQGDFIPTMSLGIPGDAVMALLLGALIIQGITPGPALMSAHPDLFWGLIASFWIGNIMLIVLNVPLIGIWVKLLAVPYRILYPSALFFICIGVYSSTNSITPVILTLAIGIFGYLLLRLGFHPAPILLGFVLGPRFEDEFRRAMILSRGDVMVFAQKPISAAILCLTAILIGYQIYAAFRSRRAVGGKLEELDNSLTVEE
- a CDS encoding type II toxin-antitoxin system Phd/YefM family antitoxin — protein: MKTAASTNVQNNFGEFLEAAGREPIAVTRTGRKVAVLLSWSEYERLSNLEDSALLARVKEAEAEGYLGVDETASFLKSKLAGTDEPSA
- a CDS encoding type II toxin-antitoxin system RelE/ParE family toxin — encoded protein: MNLRLDLSKRARKFLDQLPPKQFRQVVSKLLDLMADPERHDVQPLKGSPYLRADIGEYRIVFTVDAETETLKVPLIGNRNDGAVYDEVRRLS
- a CDS encoding DUF3768 domain-containing protein, with the protein product MEQASKIAELNDRLRCHHIGGRVMITQGIQVLDQNAIAEIIAAVSAFSDFTPDNDPWGEHDCAAMDVGEHRIIFKIDAYDREMTFASPDPADPAVTLRVLTIMLADEY
- a CDS encoding XRE family transcriptional regulator, whose product is MAGAEGINPQILVWARESAGLSLDDAADRLGLSSSEAVTAADKLAELEAGTRLPTRPQLAKFAAVYRRPLVTFYMQSPPPKGERGEDFRTLPASVSHRENALLDALLRDIRARQAMVRSLLEDEDEVVRLPFVGSTSLRDGVQSVVNKINDALGFSVSGGGRSGGPDEFFRELRVRSERLGIFVLLIGDLGSHHSALAETVFRGFAIADDVAPFVIINNQDAKAARSFTLIHELAHIWLGQSGVSGTPEAVDEVTPAGRIERFCNDVASEVLLPSSALADCPPGLDRNDKASAHRIIGGIADAWSVSEPMVAYRLYRLGWIKDATYRGLNADYAARWRAVKAKEKEKAQENEGGPSYYVVRQHKLGNALIDVVHRTLRDNLLTHTKAAKVLGVKPSSVEPLLRRFESSRGALFPDMRR